One genomic window of Anoplolepis gracilipes chromosome 5, ASM4749672v1, whole genome shotgun sequence includes the following:
- the LOC140665921 gene encoding uncharacterized protein, producing the protein MMREKFLAVLFLGFIAIVLSLPQQPKSKRPIPVFKQPKTGGLLLPDNATLIRDNIVDTFSCQNRVYGYYADMENECQIFHVCLPQTRGSIRWSFICPAETVFNQATFVCTRTESSIPCDESEKYYVLNEEIGKEVEEEEEADQERGKENSTKTSELETVSRKSFSKNSRLLDRERLFRRN; encoded by the exons ATGATGCGAGAGAAGTTCCTCGCCGTGCTGTTTCTCGGTTTTATTGCGATTGTTCTCAGTTTACCTCAGCAACCGAAATCGAAGAGACCCATTCCAGTGTTCAAG caaCCTAAAACTGGTGGCTTGCTGCTTCCCGATAACGCGACGCTCATCCGCGATAACATCGTCGACACGTTTTCCTGTCAGAATAGAGTTTATGGATACTACGCCGATATGGAGAACGAATGTCAAATATTTCACGTGTGCCTACCGCAAACTAGGGGCTCGATTAGATGGAGTTTTATTTGCCCCGCTGAAACAGTTTTCAATCAA gcCACATTTGTATGCACACGGACAGAAAGTTCGATACCATGCGATGAATCggaaaaatattacgttttgaacgaagagattgGAAAGGAAgtggaagaggaagaggaggcaGATCAGGAACGAGGAAAGGAAAACTCCACAAAAACTTCTGAATTGGAAACGGTATCGAGGAAATCATTTTCGAAGAATTCTAGATTGTTAGATCGAGAAAGATTGTTCCGacgtaattaa
- the LOC140666082 gene encoding uncharacterized protein, producing MRMFFSFVTSPLHARRIRSFHHSIARIRSRRDLRGMSSFVMKRCTLLCLLCYLIAQQYVLADDNSTYQFSFNIVDFQHRYEEKDAEGLIKGEYGFITADGVYHETGYATDKNGDFLITRQKHRKITSLKDAQEIFKDRPEAAKKLVEAVIKACGGCKIPTDAQLKPAKTVTESPMKKMDPILKQTTKTLSENVRHDEKKQPAKDIVKNMMRAAKKLSEEDNQNKTMNDRVMENMTNDLYYRFNYTITTHGHHEDGYRSGRKDGSYRSRDENGVDTQVKYLSNEFGYQPNITIITQANTTDEKHAFKGYLFRWYWP from the exons ATGAGAATGTTTTTCTCGTTTGTTACATCACCATTGCACGCTCGAAGGATTCGCTCGTTCCATCATTCAATCGCGCGAATTCGAAGCCGCAGGGATCTCCGCGGGATGTCGTCCTTTGTG ATGAAACGGTGCACCCTTCTGTGCTTGCTGTGTTACCTGATCGCGCAACAATACGTTCTTGCGGATGATAACAGTACTTATCAATTTTCCTTCAACATTGTCGATTTTCAGCATAGATACGAGGAGAAAG ATGCCGAGGGGCTTATTAAGGGGGAATATGGCTTCATTACGGCCGATGGTGTTTACCACGAGACTGGATATGCTACGGATAAAAATGGTGATTTTCTTATCACCAGGCAGAAACACCGGAAGATAACGAGTT TGAAGGATGCGCAAGAAATATTCAAGGATAGACCGGAAGCGGCGAAGAAATTAGTGGAAGCTGTGATAAAGGCTTGCGGCGGCTGTAAGATCCCAACGGACGCTCAGCTAAAACCTGCAAAGACAGTCACGGAATCACCGATGAAAAAAATGGACCCGATATTGAAACAGACGACGAAGACATTGTCGGAAAATGTAAGACACG ACGAGAAGAAACAGCCAGCGAAAGACATCGTGAAAAATATGATGCGAGCTGCAAAGAAACTATCCGAAgaagataatcaaaataaaaccATGAATGATCGAGTAATGGAAAATATGACCAACGATCTTTATTATCGGTTCAATTACACAATAACGACGCACGGCCACCATGAAGACGGTTATCGAAGCGGAAGGAAGGACGGTAGCTATCGGTCGCGAGATGAAAACGGTGTCGACACACAGGTGAAGTATCTGTCAAATGAATTCGGGTATCAGCCTAATATTACAATCATCACACAAGCGAATACAACTGACGAAAAACATGCTTTCAAAGGCTACTTGTTTCGTTGGTACTGGCCGTAA
- the LOC140666190 gene encoding uncharacterized protein: MRIITSIVLILGLALYVHCEPTEESNQEEDAVSIFDCIFASNAGNCLKSRLARDLDQIELEVTGKKSEPPVSTVVAQAGNIIAEVVDDLQKTGAEGIIEEDDVQDDNVEEARKKKFGKKKKKHLQKLLALAMLIKAKIGLLLQLISTHFQLKFFVIAIISLILNAARFWIEIKKNQPSKVIYYEHAQHQHHYDHDDHDHGYWGRSSNETPQEIAYRAYVPKE; this comes from the exons ATGAGAATAATCACATCGATCGTTTTGATCCTCGGACTTGCTTTGTATGTTCACTGCGAGCCAACGGAAGAAAGCAACCAGGAAGAGGATGCCGTTAGTATTTTCGATTGTATATTCGCAAGCAATGCCGGAAATTGTCTCAAGTCGAGACTGGCTCGTGACCTGGACCAAATCGAATTGGAAGTTACCGGGAAGAAGAGCGAACCGCCGGTGAGCACGGTGGTCGCGCAGGCTGGCAATATCATCGCGGAGGTCGTTGATGATTTGCAGAAGACTGGCGCCGAAGGAATTATCGAAGAGGATGATGTTCAGGACGATAATGTGG aagaggcgcgcaaaaagaaatttggtaaaaaaaagaagaagcatCTGCAAAAACTCCTGGCTCTAGCAATGTTAATAAAAGCGAAAATCGGCCTGCTGCTACAGCTCATCAGCACGCACTTCCAGCTCAAATTCTTCGTCATCGCTATCATCTCACTGATATTGAACGCCGCCAGGTTCTGGATAGAAATCAAGAAGAACCAACCCTCCAAGGTTATCTACTACGAACACGCACAACATCAGCATCACTACGATCATGACGATCACGATCACGGTTATTGGGGAAGATCGTCAAATGAGACACCTCAAGAAATCGCTTATCGTGCTTACGTTCCCAAAGAATGA
- the LOC140665919 gene encoding uncharacterized protein isoform X1, producing the protein MENEDFGFARRSDNVLRKIHTVSNEQTDNNTIRNDERRICSPSKTSEVGGGGSTTSAPPTRAGSEGRERASTAAGSVVPNTPNIPNVVEYHLKVKPRSTTRHCRHDNIPRDQSLEEMKKEKSPVFLDDKKKDLVSKLSRLSIDNNVFEGSTDLPQVFQVKYLGSHDARGLWGIKHTRRPVDNMVSSAKALPTNTILPLIKLVVSQEGVTLLPMDKRKQDAHSKMHPIETISYGVQDLVYTRVFSMIVVRETENFRRMSPFECHGFVCESKYYARQLTYALATAFEIYSKTVKAQEKLAEVTGNNTARKRFAIDLRSPEEIEADLTMDSEA; encoded by the exons ATGGAAAACGAGGACTTTGGTTTCGCGAGAAGGTCTGACAATGTTCTGAGAAAGATCCACACTGTTAGCAATGAACAAACGGATAACAATACAATTCGTAACGATGAGCGACGAATCTGTTCTCCGTCTAAG ACGTCGGAAGTCGGTGGTGGTGGATCAACGACATCAGCGCCTCCGACCAGGGCCGGAAGCGAGGGTCGTGAACGCGCGTCAACCGCCGCCGGCTCAGTCGTGCCCAACACGCCGAACATACCGAACGTGGTGGAGTATCATCTTAAAGTCAAGCCTAGATCAACAACGAGACACTGCCGACACGATAATATTCCT AGAGACCAATCTCTGGAAGAAATGAAGAAGGAGAAGAGTCCAGTATTCTTGgatgataaaaagaaagatctcGTGTCAAAGCTGTCGCGTTTGTCCATCGACAATAATGTCTTTGAAGGATCCACCGATCTCCCGCAAGTGTTTCAG GTGAAATATTTGGGCTCCCACGATGCAAGAGGCCTCTGGGGCATCAAGCATACGAGAAGGCCCGTCGATAATATGGTTTCTTCTGCAAAGGCTTTGCCGACCAACACAATACTTCCTCTTATCAAGCTGGTGGTCTCTCAGGAAGGAGTTACCTTGCTACCAATGGATAAGAGGAAGCAGGATGCTCATTCCAAAATGCATCCTATCGAGACGATCTCCTATGGGGTGCAAGATCTCGTTTACACTAGGGTTTTCTCAATGATAGTCGTTCGCGAGACAGAGAATTTCAGGAGAATGTCGCCGTTTGAGTGTCACGGTTTCGTTTGCGAGTCCAAGTACTATGCAAGACAATTGACGTATGCCCTTGCAACAGCTTTTGAGATTTACTCCAAAACCGTGAAGGCTCAAGAGAAATTAGCCGAGGTTACTGGAAATAACACTGCTAGAAAAAGATTCGCGATCGACTTGAGAAGCCCCGAAGAGATCGAGGCAGATCTCACGATGGATTCCGAGGCGTAG
- the LOC140666084 gene encoding uncharacterized protein, giving the protein MVGTKLFICNIMIWLVTSSKLLIHAQEKLNNIQIGFNETQSLKILPGLKCLLTDDEIVVHVKIQDLIQETEVQSSRKKSENPLQKLGYMVMMTPFVLQILSLPGAIASVKMSLLKSIMVAQLAIVLMIYNLIKSTQNSEVVVIHQQHPAHYYHGHNYPKDDEDDWFGR; this is encoded by the exons ATGGTTgggacaaaattatttatttgtaatattatgatTTGGCTGGTAACATCGTCAAAACTGTTAATTCACGCCCAAGAAAAGCtaaataacatacaaatagGTTTTAATGAAACTCAAAGTTTAAAAATCCTTCCGGGACTCAAATGTTTATTGACAGATGATGAAATCGTTGTGCATGTGAAAATTCAAGACTTAATACAAG agACGGAAGTCCAGAGTTCGAGAAAAAAGTCCGAAAATCCTCTACAGAAACTCGGATACATGGTGATGATGACACCATTTGTTTTACag atacttTCTTTACCAGGCGCCATAGCATCTGTCAAAATGtcacttttaaaaagtatcatGGTGGCACAATTAGCAATCGTATTAATGatctacaatttaattaaaagcacTCAAAATTCGGAAGTAGTTGTAATCCATCAGCAGCATCCAGCGCATTATTATCACGGTCACAATTATCCCAAAGATGACGAAGACGATTGGTTTGgtagatga
- the LOC140665919 gene encoding uncharacterized protein isoform X2: MKKEKSPVFLDDKKKDLVSKLSRLSIDNNVFEGSTDLPQVFQVKYLGSHDARGLWGIKHTRRPVDNMVSSAKALPTNTILPLIKLVVSQEGVTLLPMDKRKQDAHSKMHPIETISYGVQDLVYTRVFSMIVVRETENFRRMSPFECHGFVCESKYYARQLTYALATAFEIYSKTVKAQEKLAEVTGNNTARKRFAIDLRSPEEIEADLTMDSEA, translated from the exons ATGAAGAAGGAGAAGAGTCCAGTATTCTTGgatgataaaaagaaagatctcGTGTCAAAGCTGTCGCGTTTGTCCATCGACAATAATGTCTTTGAAGGATCCACCGATCTCCCGCAAGTGTTTCAG GTGAAATATTTGGGCTCCCACGATGCAAGAGGCCTCTGGGGCATCAAGCATACGAGAAGGCCCGTCGATAATATGGTTTCTTCTGCAAAGGCTTTGCCGACCAACACAATACTTCCTCTTATCAAGCTGGTGGTCTCTCAGGAAGGAGTTACCTTGCTACCAATGGATAAGAGGAAGCAGGATGCTCATTCCAAAATGCATCCTATCGAGACGATCTCCTATGGGGTGCAAGATCTCGTTTACACTAGGGTTTTCTCAATGATAGTCGTTCGCGAGACAGAGAATTTCAGGAGAATGTCGCCGTTTGAGTGTCACGGTTTCGTTTGCGAGTCCAAGTACTATGCAAGACAATTGACGTATGCCCTTGCAACAGCTTTTGAGATTTACTCCAAAACCGTGAAGGCTCAAGAGAAATTAGCCGAGGTTACTGGAAATAACACTGCTAGAAAAAGATTCGCGATCGACTTGAGAAGCCCCGAAGAGATCGAGGCAGATCTCACGATGGATTCCGAGGCGTAG